CTACCAGCGATGGCCGAGTCAGCCAGAACCCTAAAACACTGGTCAGGATCACCGCCGTCCACAGCGCAAAGGTTGGCGTTACCACCCAGGTCAACGGCGGATGGAAACCAAGCCCGTAATCCACCAGGATCGACAGACTGAAAAAGGCCGCAACCGCTGCCCGTGCCGTCATACCAAGCGGGCCGATCCGTGTCGCCAGCAACACACCTTCGCAGGTCAAGCCGATATGCGAAACGAACAGCATCAACTCCAGCGGCTCGACCGTACCTGCACCAAGCCAGTGCCGCGTCCAGAAGGCCAGCGTCCACAAACCGTATTTGATACAGGCAAACGCAGCGAACGCAGTAAACCAGGGCACCTGCCGCCCATAGCGGAGCAAAATAAACGCAATCGTCGCGTAGAGGGCCGCTGCCGGACAATCGGGAATAAAAATCCAGGCCCAGGCCGGTGAAGAAGCCAGCATTGGCCCATACCAGACAATACCACCCCAGACCACCCCAAACAGATTTATCAGCATACACGCCCAAAAAAGCAGGGGATGGCCGGTTATCAGGGCGTATATCCAATCAATAAGTTGACGAACCTGACGCATAACAACCTCGCTGGCGGTTACTGTTCATTGCAACGAAAACCCGTTGGTCATTCCATTAGCGGTCGAGACGGCGAATTGGCACGCCACCCACGAACGCCCCTGGCGGCACATCCCGGTTCACCAGGCTCATCGCCGAAACGGTTGCCCCAGCCCCTATCACCACACCGGGCAAAATGGTACAGTTTGCCCCGATAGTCACATCAGGGCCAATCACAACTGGGCCACGCTTCCATTCCCGACGAGTCACCTCGTGGCAGAGTATAGTTGTATTATAGCCGATCACACAGTTCTCCCCCAGGGTAATATCTTCAGGGAAGAAAATATCGAACATCACCATCAGCCCAACGCTGGCGTGCGGCGCGACATTCACCCCTAACCAGCGGTAGATCATGTTTTTTACCGCGATAAATGGCGTGTACCGCGCCAGTTGAATCAGAGCGGCATTACGCATAATACGCAAATAGCCTCCGGCCAGTTGTGGAAAATACCAGAGTGCGTTGTGCGGGCCAGGTACAGGTACACTCTGCAAACGAGCTTTACGGGTTGCCGTTGAGCCAAGATCATCGGAAGAGAAGGTCTCAAGCATAGCGTTCATATGTTGCGCACCACAAATGTAAGTTTTGCTGTCCCAGTTGGCAAAAAAGACGACTTTCCATTACACTATGATTGGAAAGAGGTTTTGAATGGTGAAAAGCGTATGGTACAGTCACTGGATCGTGCCTTCGATGTACTGGAAGCATTGGCCTTCGCCGACGACGACTTAAGTGTCTCCGAGCTAAGCGAGCAGCTTGATCTCCCCCTTGCCACCGTCCATCGGCTGCTCTCTAGTTTAGCCGCACGTGGCTATGTTACGCAAGAGGCAAGCACCCGCCGCTACGGGCCGGGGCCGCGGCTGTTGGAAGTCGCGGCCCGCGCTGCCCGCAGTCGTCGTTTTGACCTGATTCGCATTGCCCGCGCCGAACTGGTGAAACTGACCGCCGAGACCGGTGAGACCAGCAATCTGATCGTTCGCCAGGGCGACCTCGCCGTTTACCAGGAACAGATTCCCAGCCCGCATATGGTACGGATGTTCACCGAAATCGGTCAACGGGCACCACTCTACTGTACCGGCGGTGGTAAAGCCATTCTGTCTGCGCTACCAATTGCCGAACTCGAACAGTACCTTGCCGGCGGTCACTTCGAGCGTTGGACAAACAGGACGATTACCGACCCCGAACGTCTCCGCGCTGAACTCATGACTGCCCGCGAACGAGGGTTTGCTCTCGATGATGAAGAGCGCGAGGAGGGTGTGTGCTGCGTTGCCGCACCGATCTTCGACCGCCGCGGACAGGTCGTTGGCGCGATCAGTCTGTCTGGCCCGTCCACCCGCCTCAACCGCGCAAGAGCCGAAGAACTGGGACCACGGGTGCGCGAAGCAGCATTGGCGTGTAGCCGGCAACTCGGCTTCCACACCACATTAACCGGCAAGTAACTCGCCGGCTACGTGACAGGGGCAGAACGAGTCTTTCACTGCCACATAACTCTGCTCTCAAAACGGTCTTCTACGTCTGGCAGAGATGCCCCTCTGTACCCTCCGTGCCGCTGTAGTGCAACTCCTACCATGCCACTGACACAACGACACAACGGGAGAGGGGAGGGCATGCCGCAAAGATGTCCCCTCTGTACTCTCCATGTCTTTGTGGCGAATCTACCACCCCGCCATCAGCAGCACAACGCAGATGGTACGGGAGAGAGCAAATGGCCTCAATCCCCTCTGTGCCTCTGTGGTGAAACTCCTACCCCCTCTGTGCCCTCCGTGCCGCTGTGGTGCACCTACCACCCTGCCACCGGAAACACGCCGGGGGAGGAAAGCATGCCGCAGCGCTACATCCCTCTGCGCCCTCCGTGCCGCTGTGGTACACCTACCACCCTGTCACCGGAAACACGCCGGAGGAGGAAAGCTTGCCGCAGCGCTACATCCCTCTATGCCATCCGTGCCGCTGTGGTGCACCTACCACCCTGCCACCGGAAACACGCCGGGGGAGGAAAACATGCCGCAGCACTACATCCCTCTATGCCATCCGTGCCGCTGTGGTGCACCTACCACCCTGCCACCGGAAACACGCCGGAGGAGGAAAGCTTGCCGCAGCGCTACATCCCTCTATGCCATCCGTGCCGCTGTGGTGCACCTACCACCCTGCCACCGGAAACACGCCGGGGGAGGAAAGCATGCCGCAGCGCTACATCCCTCTGTGCCATCCGTGCCGCTGTGGTGCACCTACCACCCTGCCACCGGAAACACGCCGGAGGAGGAAAGCATGCCGCAGCGCTACATCCCTCTGTGCCATCCGTGCCGCTGTGGTGCACCTACCACCCTGCCACCGGAAACACGCCGGAGGAGGAAAGCATGCCGCAGCGCTACATCCCTCTATGCCCTCCGTGCCGCTGTGGTGCACCTACCACCCTGCCACCGGAAACACGCCGGGGGAGGAAAGCATGCCGCAGCGCTACATCCCTCTGCGCCCTCCGTGCCGCTGTGGTACACCTACCACCCTGTCACCGGAAACACGCCGGGGGAGGAAAACATGCCGCAGCACTACATCCCTCTGTGCTCTCTGTGTCTCTGTGGTGCACCTTCGGAAGCACAACGAAGAAGAACGCTCCCCCTTGCCCACATCACGCAGCCTCTGACTCCACCTCAACCTCAATCGTGCGCGCCAACCGACGGTCGAGCGGTGTTGGCTCATTCGTCCCGATCTGCACCGTCAGTGGGCCATCGAAAGGCGCACTCGCTACCACTGTGACCCGTGCCCCAGGCACCAGCCCAAGGTCGGCCAGGTATCGCAACCGCTCAGCCGCCTGATCGCGCACCCGCACGATCCGGGCTACCTGATTGAGCGGCAGATCGGCTAGGCGGATCGCCCGTGTGGTCGGCAAGACACCATCAATGCCTGGGATTGGATCGCCATGCGGATCAAAATCGGGAAACCCCAATCGCTCGGCGATCCGGGCTTCAAGTTTCTCGCTGATATGATGTTCCAGCCGCTCAGCCTCTTCATGAACCTCGTCCCAGCTATAGCCGAGGGCCTCCACCAGATAGAGTTCGAGCAGGCGATGATGCCGAATCACTTCAAGCGCAATCCGCTCACCGGCTGGCGTCAAGATCACGCCCTGGTACGGAGTATGCTGCACCAGATTCATCTCGGCCAGCTTTTTAATCATACCGGTGACCGATGCGGGTCGCGAACCACGCTGCTCACCGAGCAAGGTCGTCGTCACCGCACCGACCTGCTGCTGGAGCAGGTAGATAGCTTTCAGATAATCTTCAATTGCCGGCGTAATCCGACCGGGCAGGTTAGGGTCTTCTACTGGGGTCAAGGCGCGTCTCCTTTTGGTGGCGCGAGCAACCCGGCTTTTCCTGGCTTCAATGTACCATAGAGCGGTTACTTCGTGCAACGGGCGTGGTACAATCGAGAGCAACCTTTCGCAAAAGCTATCCAATCCTGCACACGTGCATCTGTTACAGGGTATTATTGTCGGCAAACGACAGTCCTGTCGTTTATGTACAAGGAGATCAACGTATGAGTGAAGAGTCTCTGGTTCTCAGCACAATTGAAGGCCCCATCGCCATCCTCACCCTCAATCGCCCCCAGGCCCTCAATGCGCTCAGTCCGGCCTTGATTGATGACCTCATTCGCCATTTAGAAGCCTGCGATGCCGATGACACAATCCGCGTGATCATTATCACCGGCGCCGGACGGGCATTTGCTGCCGGCGCTGACATCAAAGCGATGGCCAATGCCACGCCTATTGATATGCTCACCAGTGGCATGATTGCGCGCTGGGCACGCATCGCCGCGGTGCGCAAACCGGTGATTGCTGCCGTGAATGGGTATGCGCTCGGTGGTGGTTGTGAATTGGCAATGATGTGCGACATCATCATCGCCAGTGAAAACGCGCAGTTCGGACAACCGGAAATCAATCTGGGCATCATTCCCGGTGCTGGTGGCACCCAACGGCTGACCCGCGCCCTTGGCCCGTATCGCGCAATGGAATTGATCCTGACCGGCGCGACCATCAGTGCTCAGGAAGCTCTCGCCCACGGCCTGGTGTGCCGGGTCTGCCCGCCTGAAAGCCTGCTCGATGAAGCCCGTCGGATCGCGCAAACCATTGCCACCAAATCACCACTGGCTGTACAGTTGGCGAAAGAGGCAGTCCGTATGGCCGCCGAAACCACTGTGCGCGAGGGGTTGGCTATCGAGCTGCGTAACTTCTATCTGCTGTTTGCCAGTGCTGACCAAAAAGAGGGGATGCAGGCATTTATCGAGAAACGCGCTCCCAACTTCAGTGGTCGTTGATCACGCGCAGAACATGGCAGCAGGGGCAATACCTGCACGTACTGCCTCCTGCCGCCATACTACCAGATGATCGAGCAGTAAAGGGTAAATACTCTATCAATCTGGCCAGATAAGCGGTTGGGTAACAACGCAATGCTCCAAAGGAGACGATCATGGACATACACGAGCGATTGCGATCTCTCGAACGCGAAAATGCTCTCTTGCGCCAGCAACTCTCGATCTTGAGAGCACAGATTTCCGCCAATCTGGCCCCAAACCAGTTGCCATTCGATACGCTTTTTCACCAATTGCCGATCCCAATGGTGCTCTTTTCGCTCGATGGACTGGCAGTAGCGATGAATCAGGCCAACGCGCAACTGGTTGCTACACCCATTGATCAGGTTGTCGGCGTCTACAACATCTACAACGATCCAGCCGCGCAAAAGCACGGCTTTGTCGCTGCATTTGAGTCAGCACGACGGGGACAGATTACCACCATGCCACCAACTCCATACAACACCGCCGAAGCCAGGCTTGAGGGTCGGGTTGTTGATCAACAGTTTTGGTCTGAAACAACCTACTTTCCGGTCTACGATGTCGCCAATCGCCTGATACTGATTGGCGAGATCAATCGTGATGTTACCGATTGGATACGGGTGCGCGACGAAGAGCATCGCCTCGCCATCGCCCTGCGTGATCGTGAACGTCGCTTCGCAACCCTGTTTGATCAGTTGAGTCTGGGTATTGTCGTTATCGAAGAGAGTGGGCGTATTCTCGATTGCAACCGTGCTGTCACTGCCATCCTGGGGGTTGAACGAGACGAATTGATCGGTAAGATGATCTTGCAGCGCACCCACCCCGATGATCGTGAACGTGATCTGGAACTGTGGATTGAGCTACTCAACGGCGAGCGTGACAGCTATACGATAGAGAAACGCTACTTCCACAAAGATGGTCATATTGTGTACGCTCGCATGACCTGCCTGGCAGTGCGTGATGAGAACGGCGAGATTACGTTTCTGGTACGCCTGGTGGAAGACGTATCTGCCCGGCGCGAGGCAGAGGCTGCCATCGAAACCGGTCGCCGCCTCTTGCAAGACATCATCGATCAGATACCAGCCCTCATCTTTGTCAAAGACGCAGAAGGTCGCTATCTGATGGTGAATGAGCGTTTAGCCAGCTTCTCTGGCTATCGGCCAGAGGAGATGATCGGGAAATCTGACGATGAACTCTTCGCACCTGCTCTGGCTGCCTATTATCGCGCTTTCGATCAGGAAGTGATTCGGGAACGTCGTCCCATTCAGCGCGATGATGATCGCTGGACAGCCGACGGCTTAACAGCATTTACAACTGTAAAGTTTCCTCTCTTCGACCACGAAGGCAACCTCTACGGTGTGGCTGGTATTTCGCTCGATGTAACCGAACGACGACAGCTCGAACTGGAACGGGAACGGATCGAACAACGTCTACGTGAAGCCCAACGCCTTGAAAGTCTGGGCGTTATGGCCGGCGGTATTGCCCATGATTTCAATAATCTGCTGGTCAGTGTGCTGGGCAATGTATCGCTCGCCTTGAATGAAGTATCCGCCGATCATTCACTCTACGACCTGCTGGTGCAGATTGAGCAGGCGGCTCTGCGTGCCACCGAATTGACCAATCATCTCCTGACATATACCGGTCGCCACCAGCCGGTTATGCAACGCATCGATTTGCGACGAGCAGTAGATGAAATGCAAACCATCCTGCGTAGCCTGGTACCACATCGCATCGAGTTGATTTTCCACCCTTCAGCAACCCCACTCCCTATCGAAGCCAATATTGCTCAGGTACGTCAGGTATTGATGAATCTGGTGATAAATGGCGCCGAAGCAATTGATGGTGCTGGCATCGTAAGGATTACGACCGAACTCCGCGAGTTGAGTGCCACCGATATGCAGAAGATGGAGATCGGTGCCGACCAGCCACCTGGCCGGTATGCGGCATTGATTGTGCAGGATACCGGCCACGGTATGGATGAACTAACCAAAGCCCGGATATTCGATCCATTCTTCAGTACCAGATTTACCGGTCGTGGCCTTGGCCTGGCAGCCGTGAACGGGATTATCCGCGCTCATCGTGGTGCCCTCAAGCTCGACACTACGCTGCACGCAGGTACAACATTTACCATCTTCTGGCCACTCGCCACCGCACCTGACGTATCCGACGATCCCCCCTTGCCATCGCCATCGACTGTCACATCCCAACCAGAGACAACACCGGGCGATGGGCGAATGGTGTTGCTGGTTGATGATGAACCGCAAGTCCGTCAGGTTGCCCAACGTATGCTTCGTCGCCTTGGTTTTACCGTTCACGAAGCTGAAAACAGCGATATAGCTCTCCAGCTTATGCAGGAATACGGATCACAGATCGTCCTGGCCTTGATCGATCTCACCATGCCGGGCATGACCGGCGATGAACTGGCAACCACGCTGCTCGAACAGTTTCCAACCTTGCGCATCATTTTAATGAGCGGTTTTTCGCAACAGGAATTGCCACCACATTTACGCACGAGTGGACGGGTCTCTTTTCTGGCGAAGCCGTTTACGTTGACCACATTGACAGCGGCAGTTACAACGGCACTGTCATCACATACGGTATAATGAAAAGCGACGATTACCTTTCATGTGTAGACTGTTACTCATATGACAATCACGCCAATCGAACCTTCGCTCCGCCGGCAGGCCGATGTGCAGAATCAGTGGCTGGCCGAACGTCTCGCTACGCTGTTGCCCGTCTTAATGGAACGCACCGGCATTGATCTCTGGATTGTTGTTGCCCGTGAATACAATGAAGACCCGGTTATCATGACTCTGTTGCCGGCGCCGGCAATGAACGCTCGCCGCCGCACGATTTTGATCTTTGCCCGCCGTGATGATGGTGTCGTTGACCGGCTCACGTTAGATCGCTACGGCTACGGCGATCTCTACCAGCAGGTATGGAACCCTGATACCGAGTCGCAAGACGACTGTCTGGCCCGGATTGTCGGCGAGTACGATCCGCAGCGCATCGGTATCAACACCTCAGCCACCTTCGCCTTCGCCGATGGTATTTCCCACCACGAGTACGAACGCTTGCTGGCGGCACTCGGCCCACTCGCTGCCCGCTGTGTCAGTGCGGAGCCACTGGTCATCGGTTGGCTCGAACGACGCATCCCGGCGGAACTGGCGGTGTACGCAGAGCTGGTTGCGCTTGGACACCGGTTGATCGCTACCGCCTTCTCCCGTGCCGTTATCACTCCCGGCATCACGACCACCGACGATGTCGTCTGGTGGCTGCGGCAGACGATGCACGAGGCCGGTTTACGGGCGTGGTTTCAGCCTACGGTCAGTATCCAGGCGCGTGGTATGCCGTTCAATACACCCGCGACGCGCAATCGTATCTGGCCCGGCGACCTGCTCCATTGCGATGTTGGTTTTTGTCATCTCGGTCTGTGTACCGACCAGCAACAGCACGCTTACGTTCTTGCCCGTGGTGAAACCGCCCCCCCGCCCGGCCTGGTCACTGCCCTGGCGCAGGCCAACCACTTGCAAGATATTGTCATGGCCGAGATGCAGGTGGGACGCACCGGTAATCAGGTGCTGGCAGCCGCCCGTGAGCGGGCAATAAGTGCAGGCTTACAGCCGTCGATCTATTCGCATCCCCTCGGCTTTCACGGTCATGCGGCTGGCCCGACCATTGGCCTCTGGGACAGGCAAGATGGTGTTCCCGGTGCCGGTGATTACCCGCTCTACGACGAAACGGTTTACGCGATTGAGCTGAATAATGTGGCAATCGTGCCTGAGTGGGACGATCAGCCGGTACGGATCGCCCTGGAAGAAGACGCTGTGTTAACCGGTGGTCGCATGGAGTGGCTGCACGGTCGGCAGACCCAATTACACGTGATTGAGTAACCTGACACCGCCCGCTTAACCGGCAACTGTCAGATCATAACAGCATTGACCAGCACAAAAGGAGGTCTCATGGCTTCAGTGGCTGTGCCTGAAACTGATACCCGCCGTGCCATTATGACGGTGCTGTTTGTAGGCGTCTTTATGTCAGCGCTCGACTCGGCGATTATCGGGCCGATAGTGCCGGCGTTGCGAGCAGCATTCGCAATTGACAATACCCAGGTTGTGCTGGTCACCATTATTTTTACGCTCTGCTCACTCAGTAGCACGACGTTAATGGCAAGTCTGAGTGATCGCTACGGACGCCGCAATGTCTATCTGTTGAATGTGTTTGGGTTTGCCCTCGGTTCTCTGATCATCGCCCTCTCCCACGACCTGACGATGGTGCTGATTGGGCGGG
This genomic window from Chloroflexus aurantiacus J-10-fl contains:
- a CDS encoding DUF1405 domain-containing protein; protein product: MRQVRQLIDWIYALITGHPLLFWACMLINLFGVVWGGIVWYGPMLASSPAWAWIFIPDCPAAALYATIAFILLRYGRQVPWFTAFAAFACIKYGLWTLAFWTRHWLGAGTVEPLELMLFVSHIGLTCEGVLLATRIGPLGMTARAAVAAFFSLSILVDYGLGFHPPLTWVVTPTFALWTAVILTSVLGFWLTRPSLVVAQRAEALGLQVPRE
- a CDS encoding acyltransferase is translated as MNAMLETFSSDDLGSTATRKARLQSVPVPGPHNALWYFPQLAGGYLRIMRNAALIQLARYTPFIAVKNMIYRWLGVNVAPHASVGLMVMFDIFFPEDITLGENCVIGYNTTILCHEVTRREWKRGPVVIGPDVTIGANCTILPGVVIGAGATVSAMSLVNRDVPPGAFVGGVPIRRLDR
- a CDS encoding IclR family transcriptional regulator → MVQSLDRAFDVLEALAFADDDLSVSELSEQLDLPLATVHRLLSSLAARGYVTQEASTRRYGPGPRLLEVAARAARSRRFDLIRIARAELVKLTAETGETSNLIVRQGDLAVYQEQIPSPHMVRMFTEIGQRAPLYCTGGGKAILSALPIAELEQYLAGGHFERWTNRTITDPERLRAELMTARERGFALDDEEREEGVCCVAAPIFDRRGQVVGAISLSGPSTRLNRARAEELGPRVREAALACSRQLGFHTTLTGK
- a CDS encoding metal-dependent transcriptional regulator codes for the protein MTPVEDPNLPGRITPAIEDYLKAIYLLQQQVGAVTTTLLGEQRGSRPASVTGMIKKLAEMNLVQHTPYQGVILTPAGERIALEVIRHHRLLELYLVEALGYSWDEVHEEAERLEHHISEKLEARIAERLGFPDFDPHGDPIPGIDGVLPTTRAIRLADLPLNQVARIVRVRDQAAERLRYLADLGLVPGARVTVVASAPFDGPLTVQIGTNEPTPLDRRLARTIEVEVESEAA
- a CDS encoding enoyl-CoA hydratase-related protein, with protein sequence MSEESLVLSTIEGPIAILTLNRPQALNALSPALIDDLIRHLEACDADDTIRVIIITGAGRAFAAGADIKAMANATPIDMLTSGMIARWARIAAVRKPVIAAVNGYALGGGCELAMMCDIIIASENAQFGQPEINLGIIPGAGGTQRLTRALGPYRAMELILTGATISAQEALAHGLVCRVCPPESLLDEARRIAQTIATKSPLAVQLAKEAVRMAAETTVREGLAIELRNFYLLFASADQKEGMQAFIEKRAPNFSGR
- a CDS encoding PAS domain-containing hybrid sensor histidine kinase/response regulator, which produces MDIHERLRSLERENALLRQQLSILRAQISANLAPNQLPFDTLFHQLPIPMVLFSLDGLAVAMNQANAQLVATPIDQVVGVYNIYNDPAAQKHGFVAAFESARRGQITTMPPTPYNTAEARLEGRVVDQQFWSETTYFPVYDVANRLILIGEINRDVTDWIRVRDEEHRLAIALRDRERRFATLFDQLSLGIVVIEESGRILDCNRAVTAILGVERDELIGKMILQRTHPDDRERDLELWIELLNGERDSYTIEKRYFHKDGHIVYARMTCLAVRDENGEITFLVRLVEDVSARREAEAAIETGRRLLQDIIDQIPALIFVKDAEGRYLMVNERLASFSGYRPEEMIGKSDDELFAPALAAYYRAFDQEVIRERRPIQRDDDRWTADGLTAFTTVKFPLFDHEGNLYGVAGISLDVTERRQLELERERIEQRLREAQRLESLGVMAGGIAHDFNNLLVSVLGNVSLALNEVSADHSLYDLLVQIEQAALRATELTNHLLTYTGRHQPVMQRIDLRRAVDEMQTILRSLVPHRIELIFHPSATPLPIEANIAQVRQVLMNLVINGAEAIDGAGIVRITTELRELSATDMQKMEIGADQPPGRYAALIVQDTGHGMDELTKARIFDPFFSTRFTGRGLGLAAVNGIIRAHRGALKLDTTLHAGTTFTIFWPLATAPDVSDDPPLPSPSTVTSQPETTPGDGRMVLLVDDEPQVRQVAQRMLRRLGFTVHEAENSDIALQLMQEYGSQIVLALIDLTMPGMTGDELATTLLEQFPTLRIILMSGFSQQELPPHLRTSGRVSFLAKPFTLTTLTAAVTTALSSHTV
- a CDS encoding M24 family metallopeptidase, translated to MTITPIEPSLRRQADVQNQWLAERLATLLPVLMERTGIDLWIVVAREYNEDPVIMTLLPAPAMNARRRTILIFARRDDGVVDRLTLDRYGYGDLYQQVWNPDTESQDDCLARIVGEYDPQRIGINTSATFAFADGISHHEYERLLAALGPLAARCVSAEPLVIGWLERRIPAELAVYAELVALGHRLIATAFSRAVITPGITTTDDVVWWLRQTMHEAGLRAWFQPTVSIQARGMPFNTPATRNRIWPGDLLHCDVGFCHLGLCTDQQQHAYVLARGETAPPPGLVTALAQANHLQDIVMAEMQVGRTGNQVLAAARERAISAGLQPSIYSHPLGFHGHAAGPTIGLWDRQDGVPGAGDYPLYDETVYAIELNNVAIVPEWDDQPVRIALEEDAVLTGGRMEWLHGRQTQLHVIE